The following DNA comes from Methanomassiliicoccales archaeon LGM-DZ1.
GGCAAAGAAGATGAACGCCGAGGGCGTTGCGGAGACCATCAACGTAAAAGGAGGTGAGAAGAGAATGGCAAGCGAATGGGAAGATCTGGAGAAACTGACCAAGGAGGAGCTCATCATAGAGCTCGTCAAAGAGCGCACTGCGCACCGCGAGCTCTGCAGGGGCATGAGGGAACTGATCGGCACGCATCCTGCCGACGATGAGGGTTTCTTCATCGAGGGCGAGGGCGAGGAAGACTGGCCGGGGAAGAGGACCACGGACGGATGGGCCGAGAAGATAATCCTCTACGCGAAGAAGGAGTCCGGGGACCCGGAGTTCGATCCTTCGGATGCGATGGACTACGGGCTCAACGGATCGCAGGCCGATGAGGCCTTCGGAAGACTGGCCGGGAAGGGCATCGTCGATTGGCCGAGCGATGACCCCCGCAGCAAGAGGTTCAGCGGGATCAGCGGATATACTGCGGACGAAGTGGCCGCGATGGATCCGGAAGAGCGTGAGGAGCGCATCCGCCAGGAGAGGGAGATGGACGGCGATGGCCAAGAATAAATCTCCCATCAGGAAGGCCGATCCGGATTTCGAGGCCAGAAGCGCCGAGATCGAGGCGGACAGCATCAGGATCCAAGGTGAGGGGAAGTTCCGCAGGTCCGGTGTCCACCATGCCGAAAGGGCTGTAGCCGAAGGAAAGGTCAGGATAAAGATAAGGGAACCGTTGCCAAACACCGACGGAAATCCGAGAAGACCGCCCTCCGGCAGCATCCTGGAAGGCAGTAAGGCCGAGGTCCAAAGCCGCAAACTGACCGTTGCCAAATCCGGAAAGAAAGGCGAACCGGACAAGGCCGCTGCGAGCAGGGGCATATGGATCTTCGGGAAACTCAGGAGGCGGAAGGAATGACCGCCTCCGTCACAATTTATAACTGCATCCCTTACGGGGATGCAAGAGAACACAATGGGGCCAACGAGGTTCAAATTTTTGGACGTAGCACTCCAAATCCTCGGGGCCTCTCTCCCTTTTCTTCTGCCTTCTTGTATCTCAAAACACAGAGTTCTACTCCGTGCGAAAGACTGGCGAATTCCCTCGATTCGACCTTGGATTCCAGATATGAAATTAGTTCTGGAGGCAACGCTACAGTCAGTGATTTCTTACGCGTTGTGCGTGACATGCAAGAAAAATCACTGGAATTAATTATTAATATCCGCATTAGAATTGCATATACATCATGCATAATGCATGATGGAGTGCTACAAAATGACAAAATCGACAGCATCAGCGCAAGCCATGCAGGTCCCGGACGTCACCGGGTCAGTGGCCATGGAATGCCTCGGGAACCGCGCGGATCTGGTCCGCGTCGGCGTGTGGGTGAGCCCCCCGCTCTCCCTCTCGCCGGAGCAGATGAAGGGCCTGAGGGAGGAAACAGACCTCTTCCTGCGGCGGATCTACCGCATGCTCTCTGGCATTGCGGAGGAGAGGCGATCGCATGATCACCATTGCCGAGCTGCTCCGGCTCCGGGGCGGGGACGATTTCGATGTCTACGATTCCGTCGTCGAAACGGGATTCGAGTGCGCTTACGAACAGCACATCCCCGACAGGGACAAGCAGGATGACGAGGACTACTACTACGACTTCGTCTGCGCTTGGATCCAAGAGAGGATCGCGGTCGAGAGGATCTATAAGGATTCCGTGACCGCGGACATCTGGGGGTTCGTCGAGAAGCACATCCCCCTGTTCCGGAAGATCTCCGAACATGCTACCATCAGCTACCAGGTGCGCGGCGATGACGACGACAGCATCACTGCGGCGATCGCGATCTGCCAATGCCTCGAGGTCGGAGATTGGCCCTGCAAGGACTACGGGCGGATCGCGAAGCTCATCGGGGAGGAATGCGCATGACGCCGCGCATCAGGGAGGTCCCCGAGGAGGACATCGCCGATATGGCCGTCCGGTGCGATGCCGGCGGCCGCATCCCCTCGGGGCTCTGGCTGGCGAAGACATCCGACCGCGGTGAGGTCTGGTGGATCGCCGCCGACACGACGCACGGGATGCCCATCATCGATGAGTTCCACACCCGCACCGCCGCGGAGATGTGGCTGCGCAAGACGGAGGTGTGCGACATCATCCATGAGTTCGATGTCCGCACCTGGCTCTCCGGGAAGGTGAGCGCATGATCTCCGTCGGAATCGAGGACAGGCGCGTCTCCGTCTCCGACGGCGGCGTCCGCCTGGCGGACTTCATCGACACCCTCTCGCTTCTGCAGATCGAGATCTACCCGTCCGGCACCGGCGGGAAGGTGACCGTCGAGGCCTGCGTCGTCATCCAGGGCAATCCCGCAGGCGTCATGAGGGCCGACGCCGACTCCGTCGGCGTCTCCGGCGATGCCTGCGACCGGGGGCTGGTAATCAGGGTCCCCTCCCAGGACGGGAAGCGGAAGCGCATCCCCTCCGGATGGCTGGGCAAGACCTTGGTCGCCCGCGACGGCAGGCTCTGCGCGGAGGGATCGGAATGACCGTGCCCTCCGTCATCAGGTGCGACTACTGCGGATGGCCCACCACCCGGGAGCATGTCTGGGGGTGGACGGTCGCCCCGGGGAAGACGCTCTGCCCCCTGTGCGCCACGATCCTCGGCTCCAAGCCCGTCGTGTGTCACCTGTACCCGCAGGATGAAACCCCGAAGGAGGCGGGACAGTGAAGCTGACGCCCGTGCAGCTCGCGGATCTGCAGGCGGTCCGCGATGCCGGCTACCATCCGCTCAAGACCCGCATCCGCCATGGGACGATGATTGCCTACCTTTCCAGCGAGGAGATGCTGCGCATGATTGACGAGTGGATCAAGACTAAGGAACAGCCCGAGGGGCTGTTCATCTGCCAGGATTCAGGCGGCTGGTCTGTCTGCGAGGGCTACACCGGGGAGTGCTACGTCGAGTGGTTCCACTTCGAGGCATTTGCAATCCGCTGGCTGCTCTACGAGAATAACGACGATACGGACAGCCTCCACAGGCTCGACGACAGGATGTTCGCTGCGAAGGGGGCGGCCGCATGATCGACAGCGACATGGTTAGGCGGTACATCGATGCCACCGGGTGCGGGCCCTGCTGCGGGAACTGCCGCCACTGCATCGTGTGCCCTCCGTCGGATCCGGAGAAACAGGAGACGACATTCTGCGGTCTGCATCCGGTCGAGACGCCCGACGGCCTGGACTTCTGGGCGGTTTACTACGAGGACCTCTGCGCCAAGTGGAGCCCAGTCCCCGGTTGGGAGGGCGGAAAATGATCCGCGGCAATAAGGGGCTGTGGATCTGTTCGAGGCCCCACGGAGAGCCCCGCCATTATCGCCACGAGATGGCAGCGCGTGCCTGGGAGTGGTTCGATAATGACGCGGATGAGCTGGACGATCTCCTGGACCGCTGCCGTGTCCATCACGTCAAGATCCGCACCGAGTGGTTCGAGCTCCTGCAGTCGGGAGCGAAGCCGTGCGAGATCCGCAAGAACGACCGCGGGTACGAGATCGGCGACAGGATCGTTCTTCACGAGATCACAGCGACCGCCGACGGCGACAAACCGACCGGGCGCGAGCTTGTCCGCAGGATCTCGCTTGTCGTGGAAACGGAAGGGATCGCGGAGGGGTACTGCCTCCTCTGCTTCGAAGATCCGGAGGAAGAATCATGATGGGAGCCGGACAGGAAAAGATGATGAAAACGGAAGGCATTGCAGACGGCATCGATGGAAAAGGAGGTGAGAAGAGAATGGCAAGCGAATGGGAAGATTTGGAGAAACTGACCAAGGAGGAGCTCGTCATTGAGCTCGTCAGGGCGAGGGCCTGCTACAGGGGCCTGCGCGGGGAGATCGACAAGAAAGACATCTGGCCGTGGCCCGAGGACCTTTCGGGCCCCGAGCACCGCGAAGGTCCGGGGAAGGCGACGCCTGGATGGGCCGAGAAGATCGCGCTCTACGGCGCGATGCACCCGGAGGACGGCACGTTCTACTGGTGCGATCTGGAGAACTACGGCCTCGACAGGGACACCGCGTACGAGGTCTGCGGGAAGCTGATGCGCGATGGCAGGCTGAAGACTCCAGAGGGGGTCGATATCATGGATCCTGAGGAGGGAGACCTTTGACCATCCTCAGAAGGAAACCCGATCACGAAGCCTCCGATGTCGAGATCGAGGCCGATGAGATCGACGGCCCGGAGTATTTCCCCGGACGCAAGACCGACGGCAGAAACAGGTCACATGCCAGGGGCAACATCGAGATAACCATCCGCAAGCAGCACAAGGGGGCTCGCGACGCGAAGACGCGGCCCCCTGAAGGGACGGTTCTGGAATCCCCCGGGAAGGACAGCACGGCCGTCATCGAGGCCCGCAGGATCCAGAAGGTGCGCAAGGCCAAGAACGGCTCGGGGCGCGATTCCACGACCGCCGCAGGCGGCGTGGAGATTTTCGGATTTTTCAGAACCGCTTTGCACTCCCTCGGTGAAAAGAAAACTGATGAGAACGACAGGCGCGGGAAGTCCCCCAGCAGGGGGAAGAGGAGATGACCGTCAAGGCGAGGATCATGGGCACCCGCACCGAGTGCGACAGGATCTGCCGCATGGCGAGGGCCTGCGCCGGCGGGAACGTCCGCTCCATATCCGGCTGGTGCCCCAACAGGAAGGGCGGGGCCGTCGGCCCCGAGGGGCGCGTCTACATCGAGTTCGACATGCCGGGGGAGAGGCAGTGACCGAGATCTGCAGCGTCCGGCGGTCCGGGAGATTGTCCGCATCGCCGCGGAGGCGGGAAAATGAACGAATCCGAGATGGAGAGGATCGAGCGGTACTGCCGCGACCGCATGGGGGAGCCCGCCGAGAGCGTGCTGTCTCGCTATATGGACGCAGTTGACAGCGGCGCCTCGGAGAACCTCTATGAGCTCTCCGTTCAGGCCCGCATCAGCTACGAATCGGCCATCTTCCTATCGGCGATTCTGGTGAACGCCGGGGTGGTCGGGTAGACCCGGACGGCATCCGGCGGCGTCAAGATCGTGAGGGCGGAAAGATGACCCCCGAACAGGAGCAGGCAATCATCGACACTGTCCGCACGTTCCGCCCCGGGGCCCCGATCTGCGTTGATGATATCCGGTTCGCCGCTGCCGTCGACGGCCACGATCTATCGGGTGTGCTCCCCTGGGAATGGGGCCGCGTGATGAGATCGCTCTGCAGCAGCAAAAACGGCCCCTACGGAGCCCATGACCGGAGATCGTGGATGGCAAGGAGCCATTCTAAGGAGGTCGAGCGATGGCTCGTGCTTTTGCCTCGTGGAAGTCAGCCGTCGACGCGATGATCCGTGGTCTGCGCATGCAATCCAATCTCAAGGAGAGATCTCTGGAACATTACCGTCAGAGTTGTTGCACTGTGCTCCGCGCGATGGATGATGCCGGGCGCGGGACTCTGCCTAATAACATCGCCGAGGGGGATGTCAGATGGTTGCTCGACTACATGAGACGCCGCAATCTCACGGTTGCGACATCCAGGGGATACTATGCCGCGCTGAGGCGCTATCTGCGCTATTTCGGGAATAGGTCTGCCGATTCAATCAAGATCATGTGGCCTGACGATTCGCGTCCCAATGTCGACTGGCTGACGCCTGCCCAGGCCAAGGAACTGCTCGCGCTTCCGAAGGATCCGGTGGACGAGATGATCGTGCACTGCGGGCTGTGCCTCGGCATGAGGCGCGTGGAGATCCTGCGCCTGACCCCTGATTCGTTCCACGGCGTCTACGTGGACATCCTTGGCAAGGGCCACGGTGCCGGGAAGCCGCGCCGCATGCCGTACCACAGGGACACGCAGGCCGTGCTGTCTAGGTACCTGGCGTACCGCAAGGCCATGATCGGCTGCGTCCTGGCCGCCAGGCCGTCCGCCGCCGTTCCGGATGCGCTGCTGATATGGGTCCGGGGCCACGCGATCCACACCTTCGGCGAGAAAGGGACGGGAATCGATTCCCGCCTCAAGAAGCTGGCCGTCAGGATCGGGTATCCCGCCCTGTCGTCGCATACTCTGAGGCGGACCTTCGGGAGGGCGATGTTCCACTCCGGCATCCCTCCCGCCACCATCGCAAAAATGCTGGGCCACAGTTCGATTGAGCAGACCCTGCGTTACATCGGAGTGGACATGGACGACATGACCGACGCCATGAGGAGCTTCATTCTCCGATGTGGTGCCCAAAGTACAATGGAGGTTTGATAATTATGCAGAAATTAAATGGGGAAACAAACAAGCCAGCATCAGAAGTGGGGCTATCCGGATTTGAACCGGAGTCAATGGCTCCCAAAGCCACAAGTCTACCAAGCTAGCCCATAGCCCCGATATGGCACCAAACTGTGCGCTGGGTATTTTATCCTGCCGTCTGCCGCCGAACGGCGGCCCCGGTCAGTTTATGATGCCTCTTTTCCTGAGCTCGTCCGCGAGCATCCGGACGGCGGTCCCGCGGTGGGAGATGGCGTTCTTGTCCTCGGTGGGGATCTCCGCGAAGGAACGCTTACCGTCGGGGCTGAATATCGGATCGTAGCCGAATCCCCCGGTACCCCTGGCCTCATGGAGTATCTCTCCGGGGCAGACGCCGGTGACGATGATGCGCTCGTTCCCGATCCAGGCGCCGATGCAGCAGCGGAACGTCGCCGAGCGGTCCTCGATGCCATTCATGAGCTTCAGGACGCCAGGGTTGCCGACGGTCTTCTGAACGTATGCGGAGTACACTCCCGGGAATCCGCCGAAGGCGTTCACGAACAGGCCGGAATCGTCAATCATGAAGTCGCGCAGCCCTTCGGCATGCAGCTGCTTCATCCCCTTGTCGACAACCTCCTCGAGGTGGTCCGTCTGCACCTCGTCGTATTCGCGGTTGATGTGCTCCATCTCGAGGCCGTAACCGCCCAGAGACGACTGGTATTCCCTTACCTTTCCGGGGTTGTGCGTGACCACCCTGATCTTCAGGCTCATGTGTATCTCCCTCTTTCCTTTATCTCCCTGACCTTGTCCATGACCAGGGACGGCTGGGTCTTCACCCGGCAGTAGCTGTCGATAAGTTCCCCGTACGCATGCGTCAGGTTGGGATGCGCGGACGAGAACGCCCTCTCGAGGAGGCGTATGTCCACGCCCATGTCCTCCGTCTCGGCGAGCGAGACCCCCATGGAGAAATCGATGAAGCAGATCTTTCCGCCGGATATGAGCATGTTGGACGTGGTGAGGTCCCCGTGGGCGATGCGGGCATTGTGCAGCAGGGCCACGTCCCTGCCGATCTCGCGGCAGATCGCATCGGCATCCTCCGGGTGCTCGTCGAGGTGCTTCTTGACGGTCTCGCCGCCCATGTCCTCCATGATCATCTCGCCCGCCGCCGGATCGACCCAGTATATCATCGGAGTGCGTATCCCGGCCCTGCGGGCGTCGCGGATGAGCCTGGCCTCGGAGCGTATCCTGAGGGACCTGATCCTGGAATCGAGCTCGGGCGCGCG
Coding sequences within:
- the rdgB gene encoding RdgB/HAM1 family non-canonical purine NTP pyrophosphatase; this translates as MSLKIRVVTHNPGKVREYQSSLGGYGLEMEHINREYDEVQTDHLEEVVDKGMKQLHAEGLRDFMIDDSGLFVNAFGGFPGVYSAYVQKTVGNPGVLKLMNGIEDRSATFRCCIGAWIGNERIIVTGVCPGEILHEARGTGGFGYDPIFSPDGKRSFAEIPTEDKNAISHRGTAVRMLADELRKRGIIN
- a CDS encoding tyrosine-type recombinase/integrase, whose product is MDDAGRGTLPNNIAEGDVRWLLDYMRRRNLTVATSRGYYAALRRYLRYFGNRSADSIKIMWPDDSRPNVDWLTPAQAKELLALPKDPVDEMIVHCGLCLGMRRVEILRLTPDSFHGVYVDILGKGHGAGKPRRMPYHRDTQAVLSRYLAYRKAMIGCVLAARPSAAVPDALLIWVRGHAIHTFGEKGTGIDSRLKKLAVRIGYPALSSHTLRRTFGRAMFHSGIPPATIAKMLGHSSIEQTLRYIGVDMDDMTDAMRSFILRCGAQSTMEV
- a CDS encoding DUF3850 domain-containing protein, which translates into the protein MIRGNKGLWICSRPHGEPRHYRHEMAARAWEWFDNDADELDDLLDRCRVHHVKIRTEWFELLQSGAKPCEIRKNDRGYEIGDRIVLHEITATADGDKPTGRELVRRISLVVETEGIAEGYCLLCFEDPEEES
- a CDS encoding KEOPS complex kinase/ATPase Bud32, with product MDMEGLDEIAVGAEGSVYRTEFLGRRAILKVRSPKGYRAPELDSRIRSLRIRSEARLIRDARRAGIRTPMIYWVDPAAGEMIMEDMGGETVKKHLDEHPEDADAICREIGRDVALLHNARIAHGDLTTSNMLISGGKICFIDFSMGVSLAETEDMGVDIRLLERAFSSAHPNLTHAYGELIDSYCRVKTQPSLVMDKVREIKERGRYT